A single window of Dermacentor albipictus isolate Rhodes 1998 colony chromosome 1, USDA_Dalb.pri_finalv2, whole genome shotgun sequence DNA harbors:
- the LOC135913684 gene encoding uncharacterized protein — MDVQHPEDPPGSRSPADIGSRKRGSTSSGSEDTELYCASGDESSEDSFRLVQYRKAKRRIINSSSASSSNTVKTAPQRWPHSILFVPQNATDNLRVLNRQALSVYLENTVPNEIKDVRINTRRNILAIDVMNPSALTILQHVTQLGNIKVRSIVPTNGATITGVIYDIDNEISNADLPILIKPASEHNVIVHVGRLGNTRYVKITFKGDCLPPYVKVGHFRHQVRPFIPRPMQCFNCQKIGHVKGVCRNSAVCPRCAEPHSEDNCSATTFKCPNCQGDHCASSKDCPQIKKEFTILKQMVRDNSTHKEAAVKVRRRRRHRQRSSRRKTSSFQEKSPRQASSSADVSSTPITNVGRERTARSLSTKEWPPLPRTRPPEEPQKKPPPVQQVVDAGPWVPAAKTHGTAHSSPLS, encoded by the coding sequence atggatgtacaacaccccgaggatcctcccggttcccgttcacccgcggacatcggttcgaggaagcgaggaagtacgtcaagtggtagcgaggacacagagctgtactgcgcatcaggtgacgagtcctcggaggacagctttcgacttgtccagtaccgcaaggccaaacgaagaattatcaactcatcttcggcgtccagctcgaacactgtgaaaacagctcctcagcgatggcctcactccatcctgtttgtgccacagaacgctaccgacaacctgcgcgtcctcaacaggcaagcactctccgtgtatctagagaacaccgtgccaaatgagatcaaggatgtcaggataaatactagacgaaacatcctggcaatcgatgtgatgaacccgagtgcactgaccatactacaacatgtaacgcagctgggaaacatcaaggtccgatccatcgtgccaacgaatggtgccacaataactggagtcatctatgacattgacaatgaaatatctaatgcagacctcccaattctcataaaaccagcaagcgaacacaacgtgattgtgcatgttggtcgcctcggcaacacacgttatgtgaagataaccttcaaaggcgactgccttccaccctacgtgaaggtcggccactttcgccaccaggttcgaccatttattccaagaccaatgcaatgcttcaattgtcagaagattggacatgtgaagggtgtttgcagaaattcggccgtgtgccctcgatgtgccgaaccccactcagaagacaactgcagcgcaaccacgttcaagtgtcctaactgtcaaggtgatcactgcgcctcttccaaagactgtccccagatcaagaaagagttcaccattcttaagcaaatggtgagagataactctacccacaaagaggccgctgtgaaagtacggcgaagacgacgtcaccgacaacggtcttcacggcggaaaacatcaagctttcaggaaaagtcccctcgtcaagcatcatcatcagcggacgtttccagcactccgatcaccaatgttggaagggagcgaactgccagatctctctccacaaaggaatggccgccacttccgcgtacacgaccgccagaagagccgcagaagaagccgcccccagtacagcaag